In the Arachis ipaensis cultivar K30076 chromosome B04, Araip1.1, whole genome shotgun sequence genome, GAAACATTTTCCCACATACCAGCCCCAGCATAAACATTAGATAACAATATATAGGAGGAAGGCTCTTCAGGTTTTAAGCTCAATAGATGATCCGCAATCCTAATCGCCATCTTGGCATTACCATGGTGCTTACAAGCACTCAGTAAAGCAGCCCAAGTAGGTTCATCAGGGGTAATTGGCATCGCCCGTACAAGATTCTCAGCCTCTTCAAGGTGACCTGATCGACTCAAAAGATCAAGCAAACATGTATAATGCTGCAGCGAAGGCCTAATTCCGTGATCCTCAACCATAGACCTGAACAATTTGCGGCCTTTGCCAACCAAACCAGCGTGACTACAGGCATAAATCAATCCAACAAATGTCACCTCATTCGGCTTAACACCAGCCGAAACCATGCTGTCATACAGAGCCAATGCTTCCTCAGCTCTTCCATGCTGCGCACTGCCGACAATAATAGAAGTCCAAGAAACCACATCCTTCCTCCACATCCCAAAGAACACACCCTTGGCCGCATCAAGGTCGCTACACTTGGCATACATATCCACAAGCGCATTGCTCACAAACACACAAGACTCAAAGCCAAGACCTATCACCAAACAATGCACTTGCTTCCCAAGCTCCCAAAGAGCACAATTAGCACAAGCCCCAACCACACTAGAGAGCACCAAAGGGTCCAAAATCTCAACCCCTTCACGAAGCATTTTCACAAACAGGTGCAATGCATCAACACCGTTCCCACTCTGAACAAACCCCGAAATCAAAGCTGTCCAAGCAAACAAGTCCCTATTGGGAGCTTCTCGAAATAGCCTCAAAGCTTCGTTCTTGAAACCGTTACGTGCATAGCCCGATATCATGGCGGTCCAAGAGGCCTTATTAAACGACGAGATGGAATCAAAAACGGCGCGGGCGTAGAGAGGGAGGGAGAACTTGGAGTACATGTCGACAAGGGAGGACTTAACGACGTCGTCTtgggagaaaggagagaagaggAAGCGAGCGTGAAGCTGCTTTGCGAGGGAGAGGTGGAGAGGGGCGAGAGAGGCGAAGGAGTTGAAGAGAGTGGCGAAGACGAAGTGGTCGGGNNNNNNNNNNNNNNNNNNNNNNNNNNNNNNNNNNNNNNNNNNNNNNNNNNNNNNNNNNNNNNNNNNNNNNNNNNNNNNNNNNNNNNNNNNNNNNNNNNNNNNNNNNNNNNNNNNNNNNNNNNNNNNNNNNNNNNNNNNNNNNNNNNNNNNNNNNNNNNNNNNNNNNNNNNNNNNNNNNNNNNNNNNNNNNNNNNNNNNNNNNNNNNNNNNNNNNNNNNNNNNNNNNNNNNNNNNNNNNNNNNNNNNNNNNNNNNNNNNNNNNNNNNNNNNNNNNNNNNNNNNNNNNNNNNNNNNNNNNNNNNNNNNNNNNNNNNNNNNNNNNNNNNNNNNNNNNNNNNNNNNNNNNNNNNNNNNNNNNNNNNNNNNNNNNNNNNNNNNNNNNNNNNNNNNNNNNNNNNNNNNNNNNNNNNNNNNNNNNNNNNNNNNNNNNNNNNNNNNNNNNNNNNNNNNNNNNNNNNGCGTATGAGTCGATGAGGGAGGCGGAGTAGGGGTGGCGGTCGTGGAGGCCCCACTTCAACAGCTGGCCGTGGAGGGCCTGAGCCAGGGATGGCTTGTATCGTGCCTGGGACAGGACTGCCTGAGGAACTAACATTTTCAGTTAGGTCATGCTTCAGAGGAATTAATTCCCGATAAAAGCAGGGCCAAATAAATTAATTCAATTTTACAAAGAACCCAATAGATCCCTGCGGATTAATCCACTCCATTCTTTCCAAGCACGAATTTCTCAAACCATGCCCGACCTAACTTGAATGAAAAGAAAGGCCTCGCCATGTCATGGCGGATGCTCGCTTGCAACTCATTACTCAAAACGCTTCCCAAATATTGGGAGAATAACTATCCATTATTATAAATGGTAAAATTTTATAGTGATGGCTAAATCATCATCCTAATTCCTatctttataaatattttatctaATTCAGATATTTTTTCAATCTCAATTTAGTTAAATCTGACTAAATTCCTTAATAATTTAAGTATCGAAATTTTTTACAAGTATCTTTGCCACCACCATCCACCATTCACTTGAGAATGTCAAATAGATTTTCCCTTCCGACGAACAAGTCGAAATCTTCATCTAAAGAAGTTT is a window encoding:
- the LOC107635793 gene encoding pentatricopeptide repeat-containing protein At4g14050, mitochondrial, which produces MYSKFSLPLYARAVFDSISSFNKASWTAMISGYARNGFKNEALRLFREAPNRDLFAWTALISGFVQSGNGVDALHLFVKMLREGVEILDPLVLSSVVGACANCALWELGKQVHCLVIGLGFESCVFVSNALVDMYAKCSDLDAAKGVFFGMWRKDVVSWTSIIVGSAQHGRAEEALALYDSMVSAGVKPNEVTFVGLIYACSHAGLVGKGRKLFRSMVEDHGIRPSLQHYTCLLDLLSRSGHLEEAENLVRAMPITPDEPTWAALLSACKHHGNAKMAIRIADHLLSLKPEEPSSYILLSNVYAGAGMWENVSKVRKMMMVMEVKKQPGYSCIELGKESYVFYAGETSHPMKDEIAALMRKLDEEMRKRGYVPDTSPVLHDMDQQEKERQLFWHSERLALAYGLLKSVPGTIIRIVKNLRVCGDCHTVLKLISTITSRDIYVRDTTRYHHFKEGKCSCNDFW